A single Providencia manganoxydans DNA region contains:
- a CDS encoding amidohydrolase, which produces MNNKVADVIYFNGYIYTADQQDSVVDAIAVQDGYIIASGTSEALHQYVGPETESIDLEGKMMMPGIIDGHMHPFWGGIQLFGCHLNYESLTIDQILQRVQDHLDKDPRTGENDWLKVTAWLRQGMLPAGIDMYREDMDKLKTNRPVVLFSNDCHTLLANSRALELFGITKETPEPPDGKIGKYDNGELNGILEDAPAMRAADSIPSIRDDQAVEVAELVQKVLNQQGVTTVMDARVSEQQLEAFAELQRRDELTLRFQAAREITPDDTPNVAAVAAAVDKAVAFAKKWHQADWTPKPGIGLRNIKMFVDGVLQYPTMTASLLQPYRINQGTDSAPNWVETDNYGDLYFTAEILDELMEKIAAAGYDPHLHTVGEGAVSIVLDAIEKMRAAHPEKDIRPGLAHNELVHPKDYERFARLKTIACLSFQWAAPTPELAAFECNMLGEERFEQLEPIAKFIDAGAVVAFGSDWPIDDFDEWYDLKVAATRRGRDINGQPAPRLDNDRDLTVIEVLRSATIDSAFAQHREDVIGSLEAGKFADMIVLDRNVFEIPADDIENVKVLRTIIGGKTVHIAS; this is translated from the coding sequence ATGAATAATAAAGTTGCTGATGTCATTTACTTCAACGGTTATATTTACACCGCCGATCAACAAGATAGCGTTGTAGATGCCATTGCCGTACAAGATGGCTATATTATCGCGAGTGGTACTTCAGAAGCGTTGCACCAGTATGTTGGGCCAGAAACCGAAAGTATCGATTTAGAAGGCAAAATGATGATGCCTGGCATCATTGATGGCCATATGCACCCATTTTGGGGAGGCATTCAGTTATTTGGTTGCCACCTCAACTATGAGTCCCTCACTATTGATCAAATCTTACAGCGCGTCCAAGACCATTTAGATAAAGATCCCCGTACAGGAGAAAATGACTGGCTAAAAGTTACTGCATGGCTGCGTCAAGGCATGTTACCTGCTGGTATTGATATGTACCGCGAAGACATGGATAAATTGAAAACTAACCGCCCTGTGGTACTGTTTTCCAATGACTGTCATACACTTCTTGCTAACAGCCGTGCGTTAGAGCTGTTTGGGATCACCAAAGAGACACCTGAGCCACCTGATGGCAAAATTGGTAAATACGATAATGGTGAACTGAATGGTATTTTAGAAGATGCTCCCGCAATGCGTGCAGCTGACAGCATTCCTTCAATCCGTGATGACCAAGCCGTTGAAGTCGCAGAGCTGGTGCAAAAAGTGCTTAACCAACAGGGCGTTACCACAGTTATGGATGCACGAGTCTCAGAGCAGCAGCTTGAAGCTTTCGCGGAATTACAACGTCGTGACGAACTCACACTGCGTTTCCAAGCCGCGCGTGAAATCACCCCTGACGATACACCAAATGTGGCTGCTGTCGCTGCTGCTGTTGATAAAGCGGTTGCTTTTGCAAAAAAATGGCACCAAGCAGATTGGACACCCAAGCCAGGCATCGGCCTGCGTAACATAAAAATGTTTGTTGATGGTGTTTTACAGTACCCAACCATGACGGCTTCATTGTTACAACCCTATCGAATCAATCAAGGCACTGACAGTGCGCCAAACTGGGTTGAAACAGATAACTACGGTGATCTCTACTTCACCGCAGAGATCCTTGATGAATTAATGGAAAAAATTGCAGCGGCTGGCTATGACCCACATTTACATACCGTTGGTGAAGGTGCTGTATCCATTGTTCTTGATGCGATTGAAAAAATGCGGGCGGCGCATCCAGAAAAAGATATCCGTCCAGGTTTAGCGCATAACGAATTAGTACATCCAAAGGACTATGAGCGTTTTGCTCGCTTAAAAACAATTGCCTGCTTATCGTTTCAATGGGCAGCTCCAACACCTGAGCTAGCGGCTTTTGAGTGCAATATGTTAGGTGAAGAACGCTTTGAACAACTAGAGCCGATCGCTAAATTTATTGATGCTGGTGCTGTTGTCGCATTTGGTAGCGATTGGCCTATTGATGATTTTGACGAATGGTACGACTTAAAAGTCGCTGCGACGCGTCGTGGCCGTGATATTAATGGTCAACCAGCGCCGCGCTTGGATAATGACCGTGATCTGACCGTGATCGAAGTCTTACGCTCAGCGACTATTGATTCTGCATTTGCCCAACATCGTGAAGACGTCATTGGATCACTCGAAGCAGGTAAATTTGCTGATATGATCGTGCTTGATCGTAATGTGTTTGAGATCCCTGCGGACGATATCGAAAATGTAAAAGTATTACGTACCATTATTGGTGGTAAAACGGTGCATATTGCTTCATAA
- a CDS encoding RNA ligase RtcB family protein: MGNTLHSVGDNVSYIATENTWIESKAIQQLQITANLPDMVAVVGMPDLHPGRGYPIGAAFFSTQRFYPALVGNDIGCGMSLFQTDIKIAKLNLDKFEKQLSTLSDIASMEWLEANAPEQMKSHDFIASLGSIGGGNHFAEFQHIDKIIDNERFKQHGFNKKQALLLVHSGSRGLGQSVLRQHVEQHNHSGLLENTDEASAYLLAHQDALQFAETNRQLIGLRMLQQVKATGEMRLDINHNLVEPYTFRGIEGWLHRKGATPSDRGMVVIPGSRGDYSYLVMPNNDDISLNSLAHGAGRKWMRTECKGRLSHKYTPLQLSRTSLGSRVICANKQLIYEEAPQSYKSIDTVIESMVAAGLIDVIARLRPVITYKTSGECA, from the coding sequence ATGGGCAATACCCTTCATTCTGTCGGCGATAACGTCAGTTATATCGCAACAGAAAATACATGGATTGAAAGTAAAGCGATCCAACAATTACAAATTACGGCTAATCTGCCTGACATGGTTGCTGTCGTTGGCATGCCTGATTTACATCCAGGTCGTGGCTATCCTATTGGTGCCGCATTTTTCTCAACACAGCGTTTTTACCCTGCATTGGTAGGTAATGACATTGGCTGTGGGATGAGTTTATTTCAAACAGATATCAAAATTGCTAAGTTAAATTTAGATAAATTTGAAAAGCAATTATCAACCCTATCAGACATTGCCTCAATGGAGTGGCTGGAGGCGAATGCGCCAGAGCAAATGAAGTCACATGATTTTATCGCATCATTAGGTTCCATTGGGGGCGGCAACCACTTTGCCGAATTCCAGCACATTGATAAAATTATTGATAACGAACGTTTCAAGCAACATGGTTTTAATAAGAAACAAGCGCTACTACTGGTTCACAGTGGCTCTCGTGGGTTAGGTCAATCGGTTTTACGCCAACACGTTGAGCAGCACAACCATAGTGGTCTGCTTGAAAATACGGATGAAGCTAGCGCTTATCTACTTGCACATCAAGATGCATTGCAATTTGCAGAAACTAACCGCCAATTAATAGGCTTACGTATGCTTCAGCAAGTTAAAGCCACCGGTGAAATGCGTCTGGATATCAACCATAATCTTGTTGAACCCTACACTTTTCGCGGCATTGAAGGCTGGTTACATCGTAAAGGCGCGACTCCTTCTGATCGAGGTATGGTGGTGATCCCCGGTTCACGCGGTGATTATAGTTATCTGGTGATGCCAAACAACGATGATATCAGCCTGAATTCATTAGCGCATGGCGCTGGCCGCAAATGGATGCGTACCGAATGTAAAGGCCGCTTATCGCATAAATATACGCCATTACAATTATCACGCACATCATTAGGTAGCCGAGTCATTTGTGCTAACAAGCAATTGATCTACGAAGAAGCCCCACAATCATATAAATCTATTGATACTGTGATTGAAAGTATGGTTGCAGCTGGACTGATTGATGTTATTGCACGCTTACGGCCAGTGATAACCTATAAAACCAGTGGAGAGTGTGCATAA
- the prfH gene encoding peptide chain release factor H, translating to MLLQFSSAQGPEECCIAVEKALAYFLNEAKQYDVIVDILESLPSQQGLKSALVSLEGSDTETLANMWSGTIQWQCQSPIRPKHKRKNWFLSVIRFSPLQAIEDSEIVFEFIKSQGPGGQHVNKTCSAVRAKHIATNISVKVQSERSQHANKKLAKQLIFWRLHEYQTQQVSALDKQRHVSHYQIERGNAKKIFSGKEFKPILT from the coding sequence ATGTTATTACAATTCTCCTCTGCTCAAGGCCCTGAAGAATGCTGTATCGCTGTTGAAAAAGCATTAGCTTACTTTTTAAATGAAGCAAAACAATATGATGTTATTGTTGATATATTAGAGTCTTTACCATCGCAGCAAGGTTTAAAGTCTGCTTTAGTTTCACTAGAAGGTAGCGATACTGAAACGTTAGCGAATATGTGGTCTGGTACTATTCAGTGGCAATGTCAAAGCCCTATACGGCCTAAACATAAGAGAAAAAATTGGTTTCTCAGTGTAATACGTTTTTCACCTTTGCAAGCTATTGAAGACAGTGAAATTGTATTTGAGTTTATCAAATCTCAAGGACCAGGAGGGCAGCATGTCAATAAAACTTGCTCAGCCGTGAGAGCAAAACATATCGCGACGAATATCAGCGTGAAAGTACAGTCAGAACGCAGTCAACATGCGAATAAAAAATTAGCGAAACAACTTATTTTTTGGCGATTGCATGAATACCAAACACAACAAGTTTCGGCACTCGATAAGCAGAGACATGTTTCGCATTATCAAATTGAACGAGGTAATGCAAAAAAGATATTTAGTGGAAAAGAGTTTAAGCCTATATTGACTTAA
- a CDS encoding 2OG-Fe(II) oxygenase, producing MSLNNLIDSLATNGWYVWDDFVTPEQRQAIKDCIPDIALKDARIGNKASLQGNKTIRGDQTVWLEPEMGVPITQYMDKMDAIREELNRQCYMGLRDFETHFCRYPNGAFYKKHIDNFQGQGIRKVTTVIYLNEEWQSGDGGELVVYDLQDQELFRLEPLAGRMIVFMSENFPHEVLPTQKKRESIAGWFLTEKIL from the coding sequence ATGTCATTAAATAACTTAATTGATTCTCTCGCCACCAATGGTTGGTATGTATGGGATGACTTTGTGACTCCTGAACAACGTCAGGCAATCAAGGATTGCATCCCAGATATTGCTTTGAAAGATGCGCGTATTGGCAATAAAGCATCATTACAAGGCAATAAAACCATTCGCGGTGATCAAACGGTATGGCTAGAACCTGAAATGGGTGTGCCTATTACACAATATATGGATAAAATGGATGCTATCCGTGAAGAGTTAAATCGTCAGTGTTATATGGGGCTGCGTGATTTTGAAACCCATTTTTGTCGTTACCCTAACGGTGCATTTTACAAAAAACATATTGATAACTTCCAAGGACAAGGCATTCGTAAAGTCACCACTGTGATTTATTTAAATGAAGAATGGCAATCAGGTGATGGTGGGGAGTTGGTCGTGTATGATTTACAAGATCAAGAACTATTTCGATTAGAGCCATTGGCTGGACGGATGATTGTGTTTATGTCCGAAAACTTTCCTCATGAAGTTTTGCCTACCCAAAAAAAGCGTGAAAGTATTGCTGGTTGGTTTTTAACTGAAAAAATACTTTGA
- the uvrD gene encoding DNA helicase II, with product MDVSNLLEGLNDKQREAVAAPRTNLLVLAGAGSGKTRVLVHRIAWLMAVEHASPFSIMAVTFTNKAAAEMRHRINQLIGSSEGGMWIGTFHGLAHRLLRQHYLDAGLPQDFQILDSDDQYRLIRRLLKAMNLDEKQWPPRQGMWYINGKKDEGLRPQHIESYGNPVESTWLKVYQAYQEACDRAGLVDFAELLLRAHELWLNKPHVLQHYRERFTNILVDEFQDTNSIQYAWIRVLAGETGKVMIVGDDDQSIYGWRGAQVENIQRFLNDFPGAETIRLEQNYRSTNNILKAANALIANNSDRLGKNLWTEGGDGEPISLYCAFNELDEARYVVSRIKQWQENGGALQDCAMLYRSNAQSRVLEEALIQSAMPYRIYGGQRFFERQEIKDALSYLRLIANRNDDASFERVVNTPTRGIGDRTLDTVRQTARDQQLTLWESCEYLLREQVLGGRAAAAIERFLELVDALAKETQEMPLHVQADRVINDSGLRAMYEQEKGEKAQARIENLEELVNATRDFSYQDEDQDLMPLQAFLSHAALESGDGQADVHQDAVQLMTLHSAKGLEFPIVFIVGMEEGMFPSQMSMDESGRLEEERRLAYVGITRAMQKLTITYAESRRLYGKEVYHRPSRFIAELPTECVEEVRLRATVSRPVNHQRLGTPITQNDSGYALGQRVVHPKFGEGTIINLEGSGEHCRLQIAFQGQGIKWLVASYARLENV from the coding sequence ATGGACGTCTCTAATCTGCTCGAAGGTCTTAATGATAAACAGCGTGAAGCGGTTGCAGCTCCACGTACTAATCTCTTGGTTCTTGCAGGTGCAGGGAGCGGAAAAACACGTGTGCTAGTTCACCGAATTGCTTGGTTGATGGCCGTTGAACATGCATCGCCGTTCTCTATCATGGCGGTTACCTTTACCAACAAAGCTGCAGCAGAAATGCGCCATCGTATCAATCAATTGATTGGTTCAAGCGAAGGTGGCATGTGGATTGGCACTTTCCACGGGCTGGCGCATCGTTTATTACGTCAACATTATTTAGATGCGGGGCTACCACAGGATTTTCAAATTTTAGATAGCGATGACCAATACCGCTTAATTCGTCGTTTGCTTAAAGCGATGAATCTCGATGAAAAGCAATGGCCTCCACGTCAAGGCATGTGGTACATCAACGGTAAAAAAGATGAGGGGTTACGTCCTCAACATATTGAAAGCTATGGTAATCCAGTTGAAAGCACATGGCTGAAGGTCTATCAAGCCTATCAAGAAGCGTGTGATCGTGCTGGGCTGGTGGATTTTGCTGAATTACTCTTACGAGCTCATGAATTGTGGTTAAATAAACCGCATGTCTTACAACATTATCGCGAACGTTTTACCAATATCTTAGTGGATGAGTTTCAGGATACCAACAGTATTCAGTATGCGTGGATCCGCGTTTTGGCTGGTGAAACAGGCAAAGTGATGATCGTTGGTGATGATGATCAGTCAATTTATGGTTGGCGTGGCGCACAAGTTGAAAATATTCAGCGCTTTTTAAACGATTTCCCTGGAGCAGAAACCATTCGCCTTGAGCAAAATTATCGCTCAACCAATAATATCTTGAAGGCGGCTAACGCCTTGATTGCTAATAACAGCGATCGGTTAGGTAAAAATTTATGGACAGAAGGCGGCGATGGCGAGCCAATTTCTCTCTACTGTGCCTTCAATGAATTAGATGAAGCACGCTACGTAGTGAGCCGTATTAAACAGTGGCAAGAAAATGGTGGTGCATTGCAAGATTGTGCCATGTTATATCGTAGTAACGCACAGTCACGGGTATTGGAAGAAGCGCTTATTCAGAGTGCGATGCCATACCGTATTTATGGCGGGCAACGCTTCTTCGAACGCCAAGAGATCAAAGATGCTTTATCGTATTTAAGACTCATTGCTAACCGTAATGATGATGCTTCTTTTGAGCGCGTCGTCAACACACCAACGCGTGGTATCGGCGATCGCACCTTAGATACCGTGCGCCAAACCGCCCGAGATCAGCAACTGACCCTATGGGAAAGTTGTGAATACTTATTGCGTGAGCAAGTTCTGGGCGGACGTGCAGCAGCAGCGATTGAGCGCTTTTTAGAGCTAGTTGATGCTTTAGCCAAAGAAACGCAAGAAATGCCATTGCATGTACAAGCGGATAGGGTAATTAATGACTCTGGTTTGCGCGCAATGTATGAACAAGAAAAAGGTGAGAAAGCACAGGCACGTATCGAAAACTTGGAAGAGCTTGTCAACGCAACGCGTGACTTTAGCTATCAAGACGAAGATCAAGATTTAATGCCATTACAGGCATTTCTTTCTCATGCGGCCTTGGAATCAGGTGATGGTCAGGCTGATGTGCATCAAGATGCCGTTCAGCTAATGACACTGCACTCAGCAAAAGGTCTGGAATTCCCAATCGTATTTATTGTTGGCATGGAAGAAGGCATGTTCCCAAGCCAAATGTCGATGGATGAAAGTGGTCGTTTAGAAGAAGAGCGCCGCTTAGCTTATGTGGGGATTACGCGGGCGATGCAGAAACTCACGATCACATACGCTGAAAGCCGCCGTTTATATGGCAAAGAAGTTTACCACCGGCCATCTCGTTTTATTGCTGAGCTACCCACAGAGTGTGTGGAAGAAGTCCGTTTACGTGCAACCGTTTCACGTCCTGTTAATCATCAGCGCCTTGGTACACCAATCACTCAGAATGACTCAGGTTATGCATTAGGTCAACGTGTCGTTCATCCTAAATTTGGTGAAGGTACAATTATAAACTTGGAAGGAAGTGGCGAACATTGTCGTTTGCAGATAGCCTTCCAAGGGCAAGGTATTAAGTGGCTGGTGGCATCTTATGCACGGCTAGAGAATGTCTAA
- the yigB gene encoding 5-amino-6-(5-phospho-D-ribitylamino)uracil phosphatase YigB, giving the protein MHFYRPLSPIQAMTFDLDDTLYDNHPVIDKTEEEVLRFVREYDLRFNHFTNDDLYTFRNIVADQEPEICHDITRWRWLSSKMMFCHYGYSREDAQKGADDIMAHFTYWRNQIDVPLETHQILTQLAEKLPLVAITNGNAEPDACGLGQYFQFVLKAGPDGRSKPYCDMYRLAAQKLELEPHAILHVGDNLLTDVEGAIRSGMQACWINSDNRTLMEEKDVRLLPHVEICRLASLLSLV; this is encoded by the coding sequence ATGCATTTTTACCGACCGTTATCACCGATCCAAGCGATGACTTTTGACTTGGATGATACTTTATATGATAACCATCCAGTCATTGATAAAACGGAAGAAGAGGTATTACGTTTTGTCCGCGAATATGATCTGCGATTTAATCATTTTACCAATGATGACTTATATACATTCCGTAATATTGTTGCCGATCAAGAGCCTGAGATTTGCCATGATATAACGCGCTGGCGTTGGTTATCATCGAAAATGATGTTTTGCCATTATGGCTATAGCCGTGAAGATGCTCAAAAAGGGGCTGATGACATCATGGCGCATTTTACTTATTGGCGAAACCAAATCGACGTTCCTCTGGAAACTCACCAAATATTGACGCAGCTAGCTGAAAAATTACCGCTGGTAGCGATCACCAATGGTAATGCAGAGCCAGATGCATGCGGGCTAGGACAATATTTCCAATTTGTCTTAAAGGCTGGTCCCGATGGTCGTTCGAAACCTTATTGTGATATGTATCGGTTGGCAGCACAAAAGTTAGAGTTAGAGCCGCACGCTATCCTTCATGTTGGTGATAATTTACTGACAGATGTTGAAGGGGCTATTCGCAGCGGTATGCAAGCTTGCTGGATCAACAGTGACAATAGAACATTGATGGAAGAAAAAGATGTGCGTTTATTGCCACATGTTGAAATTTGTCGGTTGGCTTCTTTATTGTCACTGGTATAA
- the xerC gene encoding tyrosine recombinase XerC: MDRTPLTAQPQGLMIQVESFLRYLHVERRLSPVTITNYRRQLTTVVEMLNDMKMAQWQQLDTVKARNVAAKSRRAGLQAASMALRLSALRSFCDWMVQQGELPANPVKSVHAPKAKKRLPKNMDVDEVSQLLNMESGDPLVVRDRTMLEVMYGAGLRLSELVGLDVRHLDLATGEVRVMGKGSKERKIPMGKTAVRWLERWLEMRELYDPEDDAVFISTQSGKRISNRNVQKRFEQWGIKQGVNSHINPHKLRHSFATHILESSGNLRGVQELLGHANLSTTQIYTHLDFQHLANVYDVAHPRAKREKP; this comes from the coding sequence ATGGATAGAACGCCTCTAACTGCTCAGCCACAGGGGCTGATGATCCAAGTCGAATCCTTTCTACGCTATTTACATGTTGAGCGTCGGCTAAGCCCTGTCACTATTACTAATTATCGCCGCCAATTAACTACCGTTGTTGAGATGCTTAATGACATGAAAATGGCGCAGTGGCAGCAATTAGATACGGTGAAGGCGCGTAATGTTGCAGCCAAAAGCCGTCGAGCAGGGTTACAGGCGGCAAGTATGGCGTTACGTTTATCTGCTTTGCGTAGTTTTTGCGATTGGATGGTTCAACAAGGGGAGCTCCCTGCTAATCCAGTTAAGTCTGTACATGCCCCCAAAGCTAAAAAACGGCTACCAAAGAATATGGATGTCGATGAAGTGTCACAGCTTCTGAATATGGAAAGTGGTGATCCGTTGGTCGTTCGTGACCGCACAATGCTTGAGGTGATGTATGGTGCAGGGTTGCGCTTATCTGAACTGGTAGGTCTAGATGTTCGTCATTTGGATCTGGCTACCGGTGAAGTGAGAGTAATGGGTAAAGGTAGCAAAGAGCGTAAGATCCCAATGGGCAAAACCGCAGTCCGCTGGCTAGAACGTTGGCTGGAAATGCGTGAACTGTATGATCCAGAAGATGATGCAGTCTTTATCTCTACACAAAGCGGTAAACGTATTTCGAATCGTAATGTACAAAAGCGTTTTGAACAGTGGGGCATCAAACAAGGGGTGAATAGCCATATCAACCCCCATAAGTTGCGACACTCGTTTGCAACACATATTCTTGAATCAAGTGGTAATTTACGCGGTGTGCAAGAGCTACTCGGTCATGCAAATTTATCCACAACACAAATCTATACACACCTTGATTTTCAGCATCTGGCAAACGTTTATGATGTAGCTCATCCCAGAGCAAAAAGGGAGAAACCCTAA
- a CDS encoding DUF484 domain-containing protein, translating into MDKTKIASESCHQLDERQVVQYLQEQPDFFIRNASLVEHLLIPHAIQGAISLPEAVMNRQRLKIKQLEQDIRFMVEQAHENGQLFDELLYLVIEMSMAESLNGMLTALNRWAKRLGLSGASVRLFSECWRLSAPLDAQALVVSRSAFESIRIQRFGDRTNYLGRLNGPEIQLLLPDALNVGSVAVSLFGHHGESGMVIFTSRDRDHYQSGMGTVMLEKVAQILPRLLCRWIERL; encoded by the coding sequence ATGGATAAAACGAAAATTGCATCAGAAAGCTGTCATCAATTAGATGAGCGCCAAGTGGTGCAGTACTTACAGGAACAACCTGATTTTTTTATCCGTAATGCTTCGCTCGTTGAACACCTTTTGATCCCACATGCTATACAGGGGGCGATTTCGCTCCCTGAAGCGGTAATGAACCGCCAACGTTTAAAAATCAAACAACTGGAACAAGATATTCGTTTTATGGTCGAACAGGCGCATGAAAATGGCCAGTTATTTGATGAGCTTTTATACTTAGTGATTGAAATGTCGATGGCTGAAAGCCTTAATGGGATGCTCACAGCGCTCAATCGTTGGGCGAAAAGGTTAGGCTTATCGGGGGCTTCAGTGCGTTTATTTAGTGAATGCTGGCGGCTTTCTGCCCCTTTGGATGCACAGGCACTGGTAGTATCACGCAGCGCATTCGAATCTATTCGTATTCAACGTTTTGGTGATAGAACCAATTACTTAGGCCGTTTAAATGGTCCAGAAATACAACTTTTGTTACCTGATGCGCTAAATGTTGGTTCAGTCGCTGTCTCTCTGTTTGGGCATCATGGCGAGTCAGGCATGGTTATTTTTACTAGCCGCGATCGTGACCATTACCAGTCAGGCATGGGCACAGTGATGTTAGAGAAAGTCGCACAAATCTTGCCGAGGTTACTATGTCGATGGATAGAACGCCTCTAA
- the dapF gene encoding diaminopimelate epimerase: MQFSKMHGLGNDFMVVDGVTQNVYFSPELISRLADRHTGVGFDQLLLVEAPYDPDLDFHYRIFNADGSEVAQCGNGARCFARFVRLKGLTNKQKIKVSTQAGRMVLTVNDNDDVCVNMGEPEFEPQKVPFRAIKAEKTYIIRALERTVLCGVVSMGNPHCVIQVESVHTAEVEILGPVLESHERFPERVNVGFMEVVSANHIRLRVYERGAGETQACGSGACAAVAIGIQQGVLASRVKVDLPGGSLDISWEGPGTPLYMTGPTSHVYDGVLQL; the protein is encoded by the coding sequence ATGCAATTTTCTAAAATGCATGGCTTAGGTAATGATTTTATGGTGGTAGATGGCGTTACACAAAACGTCTATTTTTCGCCTGAATTAATCAGCCGTCTCGCGGATAGGCATACAGGTGTTGGTTTCGACCAATTGTTATTGGTTGAAGCGCCTTATGATCCCGACTTAGATTTCCATTATCGTATCTTTAATGCAGATGGTAGCGAAGTTGCTCAATGTGGCAATGGTGCTCGTTGTTTTGCTCGTTTTGTACGTCTTAAAGGGCTCACCAATAAACAAAAAATTAAAGTGAGTACTCAAGCGGGCCGTATGGTTCTTACTGTGAATGATAACGATGACGTGTGTGTCAACATGGGAGAACCTGAATTTGAGCCACAGAAAGTGCCATTTCGTGCCATTAAAGCGGAAAAAACTTATATTATTCGTGCGCTAGAACGTACAGTGTTATGTGGTGTTGTTTCAATGGGAAATCCCCACTGTGTGATCCAAGTTGAAAGTGTGCACACCGCAGAAGTCGAAATATTAGGGCCGGTATTGGAAAGCCATGAGCGCTTCCCTGAGCGGGTCAATGTTGGTTTTATGGAAGTAGTCAGTGCGAACCACATCCGTTTACGTGTTTATGAACGTGGCGCCGGTGAAACGCAGGCATGTGGTAGTGGCGCTTGTGCCGCGGTTGCGATTGGTATTCAGCAAGGGGTGTTGGCAAGTCGGGTTAAAGTTGATTTACCGGGGGGCTCACTCGATATCAGTTGGGAAGGACCGGGTACACCGTTGTATATGACTGGGCCAACTAGCCATGTCTATGATGGAGTTTTACAGCTTTAG
- the lptM gene encoding LPS translocon maturation chaperone LptM, with product MKKSLVGLSALIILLSLSGCGLKGPLYFPPEEQATPAKASDVEPKAADSTAAQSPTSVSNPQ from the coding sequence ATGAAAAAAAGTTTAGTTGGGCTATCTGCATTGATTATTTTATTGTCACTTTCAGGCTGCGGTTTAAAAGGGCCTCTTTATTTTCCACCTGAAGAACAGGCGACTCCTGCAAAAGCATCAGATGTAGAGCCTAAAGCAGCGGACAGTACGGCGGCACAATCGCCTACATCAGTATCAAATCCCCAATAA
- the cyaY gene encoding iron donor protein CyaY: MNDSEFHQLADTMMASIEEHLDNYDGDADIDCETNGGVMTLSFEDGSKIIINRQEPFHQIWLATKQGGYHYDYKDNNWVCDRSGGLFTDMLAQAIAFQSGEPFTF, from the coding sequence GTGAATGACAGTGAATTTCACCAACTTGCAGACACAATGATGGCATCCATTGAAGAGCATTTGGATAACTATGATGGCGACGCTGATATTGATTGCGAGACAAATGGCGGTGTAATGACGCTCAGTTTCGAAGATGGCAGTAAAATCATTATCAACAGACAAGAACCTTTCCATCAAATATGGCTAGCGACCAAGCAAGGTGGTTACCATTATGATTATAAAGATAATAATTGGGTCTGTGATCGTTCAGGAGGGCTATTTACGGACATGTTAGCGCAAGCCATCGCCTTTCAAAGCGGTGAACCGTTCACCTTTTAA